The following are encoded in a window of Heteronotia binoei isolate CCM8104 ecotype False Entrance Well chromosome 9, APGP_CSIRO_Hbin_v1, whole genome shotgun sequence genomic DNA:
- the NECAP1 gene encoding adaptin ear-binding coat-associated protein 1 isoform X2 produces MMAAGGEVEYESVLCVKPDVSVFRIPPRASNRGYRASDWKLDQPDWTGRLRITSKGKIAYIKLEDKVSGELFAQAPIDQYPGIAVETVTDSSRYFVIRIQDGNGRSAFIGIGFGDRGDAFDFNVSLQDHFKWVKQETEISKESQEIDSRPKLDLGFKEGQTIKLNIGNMPTKKSGGSKPRPAGSGGPSLLPPPPGGKAALPAVPPPPLTAIANHVTPPPVQKFSHGGGNTDILLDLDLPPPVPKAPGPAAAPATTDLWGDFSAAASIPSQSPQPSSWVQF; encoded by the exons ATGATGGCGGCGGGGGGCGAGGTGGAGTACGAGTCGGTGCTGTGCGTCAAGCCCGACGTCAGCGTCTTCCGCATCCCGCCGCGGGCCTCCAACCGCGGCTAccg AGCTTCTGACTGGAAACTGGATCAGCCAGATTGGACTGGACGACTCCGCATCACCTCCAAGGGCAAAATTGCATATATCAAACTGGAGGACAAAGTTTCAG GGGAACTTTTTGCTCAGGCCCCGATCGATCAGTATCCGGGCATTGCTGTGGAGACGGTGACGGATTCCAGCCGGTACTTTGTCATCCGGATTCAGGATGGGAACG GGCGCAGTGCATTCATTGGCATAGGCTTTGGAGACCGGGGTGATGCCTTCGACTTCAACGTTTCTCTGCAGGATCATTTCAA gTGGGTGAAACAAGAGACCGAAATCTCCAAGGAGTCCCAGGAAATTGACAGCCGGCCCAAGTTGGACCTGGGCTTTAAGGAAGGGCAGACCATTAAATTGAATATTGGG AACATGCCAACCAAGAAAAGTGGGGGAAGCAAGCCACGTCCAGCTGGATCGGGGGGCCCAAGCCTGCTCCCCCCACCGCCTGGAGGCAAAGCTGCCCTCCCTGCTGTCCCGCCTCCTCCCCTGACGGCCATTGCCAATCATGTCACCCCACCCCCCGTGCAGAAATTCAGCCATGGCGGGGGCAACACAG ATATCTTGCTTGACTTGGACCTGCCTCCTCCTGTCCCAAAGGCACCAGGGCCCGCTGCAGCTCCAGCCACCACAGACCTCTGGGGAGACTTCAGTGCTGCAGCCAG CATCCCCAGCCAGTCTCCCCAGCCCTCCAGTTGGGTGCAGTTCTGA
- the NECAP1 gene encoding adaptin ear-binding coat-associated protein 1 isoform X1: MMAAGGEVEYESVLCVKPDVSVFRIPPRASNRGYRASDWKLDQPDWTGRLRITSKGKIAYIKLEDKVSGELFAQAPIDQYPGIAVETVTDSSRYFVIRIQDGNGRSAFIGIGFGDRGDAFDFNVSLQDHFKWVKQETEISKESQEIDSRPKLDLGFKEGQTIKLNIGNMPTKKSGGSKPRPAGSGGPSLLPPPPGGKAALPAVPPPPLTAIANHVTPPPVQKFSHGGGNTDILLDLDLPPPVPKAPGPAAAPATTDLWGDFSAAASSIPSQSPQPSSWVQF; the protein is encoded by the exons ATGATGGCGGCGGGGGGCGAGGTGGAGTACGAGTCGGTGCTGTGCGTCAAGCCCGACGTCAGCGTCTTCCGCATCCCGCCGCGGGCCTCCAACCGCGGCTAccg AGCTTCTGACTGGAAACTGGATCAGCCAGATTGGACTGGACGACTCCGCATCACCTCCAAGGGCAAAATTGCATATATCAAACTGGAGGACAAAGTTTCAG GGGAACTTTTTGCTCAGGCCCCGATCGATCAGTATCCGGGCATTGCTGTGGAGACGGTGACGGATTCCAGCCGGTACTTTGTCATCCGGATTCAGGATGGGAACG GGCGCAGTGCATTCATTGGCATAGGCTTTGGAGACCGGGGTGATGCCTTCGACTTCAACGTTTCTCTGCAGGATCATTTCAA gTGGGTGAAACAAGAGACCGAAATCTCCAAGGAGTCCCAGGAAATTGACAGCCGGCCCAAGTTGGACCTGGGCTTTAAGGAAGGGCAGACCATTAAATTGAATATTGGG AACATGCCAACCAAGAAAAGTGGGGGAAGCAAGCCACGTCCAGCTGGATCGGGGGGCCCAAGCCTGCTCCCCCCACCGCCTGGAGGCAAAGCTGCCCTCCCTGCTGTCCCGCCTCCTCCCCTGACGGCCATTGCCAATCATGTCACCCCACCCCCCGTGCAGAAATTCAGCCATGGCGGGGGCAACACAG ATATCTTGCTTGACTTGGACCTGCCTCCTCCTGTCCCAAAGGCACCAGGGCCCGCTGCAGCTCCAGCCACCACAGACCTCTGGGGAGACTTCAGTGCTGCAGCCAG CAGCATCCCCAGCCAGTCTCCCCAGCCCTCCAGTTGGGTGCAGTTCTGA